Proteins encoded by one window of Salmonirosea aquatica:
- a CDS encoding translocation/assembly module TamB domain-containing protein has product MRKAITVLAIIFLVIFLLVGIVFWTLKTNAGQNFLTKQATSFLRKKLKTRVDIQAIRLDVPDWVALEGVYIEDRSGDTLVAGDRLYVNLDMFSLIRGNIGINQVELEGIRLKVNRVLPDTTFNFQFIADAFASSDTTPVDTTASSIEMRLDEFLLKRVHVTYKDAVIGMDADANVSNARVLFSKFNPTRSQYHPTNVALQGTRADLRLYEALVETVVDPDGPEGKPVAPKNPGDTLDVQLGDLNVQDLIFNFKDDISGLKAGVNLGRLAGHVNQTYLENQQVVVRNVVLDNTSAFVEQAKMAQKGTRENASPAPGAADVTSPLGWNIKVGSIKLTDNDLKYDDFNTPKQPKGMDFAHLSVSNLTADLNNFVFSDPTISGSLDRAAFQEQSGFVVQQAKADFAYAEKQTYLRNMYLKTPSTLLRDELVLNYQNQDQLSNDIGKVQVRVRLNNSQLAFSDVLLLVPDLKDTPPFDKNPNGLLKGDALITGTVDNLVISKATFSTLEGTVLRTSGRISGLPDADKLAVNLSIDEMATTRQDLMKILPDSALPTSVELPEKIAITGKVRGGMDDITLDAQINTSLGNGAFAGNVKNATDSVNITYNGQLSFQEFDMGRFLKQPPEELGKITLMTDIDGRGYSPTTMQARLNGVVQSASVKGYTYNNLKLNGTLDKGLADFVAGITDSNINLNLTAKANLNGEYPTVDATADIQKLDLKALNLYEDNLSIQGNIDANLTSTDPANPLGTVAIRNLVLTQDGDPVRLDSLNVRLTADGATKDATITAPFMTAHLSGTYDYARLGDVVLTELNKYFTIPEVTYQPIEGPYAMKLDAQVANHPFIQAFAPGLTRMDPVNFSAQLDSGQDTTMKVAVSVPLLEYDTIRTEKAQLVMSGNGTQATYAASVQKIETEGFRVQKASLGGTITNNNALINLMVKDSVDEVRHTVAAGVRYAVADSAYRVYLRDKLLLDYKPWQADSTGYIQYGSAGLLARDFGISRQGQSLAINSLTEQPNGPLNIKLDSLGIGQFIALVTQDSTLANGRLNGDIVLKDYMETPAFTGDLVLKNLAVTKIPVGDLTIKATNENANRISMDVRLESDLNDAVITGDYVTEGENALDFKLDLRKLSAKTIEAFSFGELRGARGGITGQLDIQGSTDSPRLNGEMKFDSVSFQVKQLGARYRIDGQTVGFNGQTIAFNNFTMLDSLNQSLVVDGNVSIATLPDVGYDLKVRADDFTVLNASRKDNDFFYGKGVIDMALNVKGKGAESIIDGTVKIKSGSDITVILPNDASGAESAEGVVEFVDMSAAIAEEEPDSAKINTNMVVDFASELSLNIEADDKSQFTIVIDELNGDNIKVKGNAQLNTGIAPNGQLYLLGLYELTEGSYDLTFEVLKKQFTIQKGSTILWTGDPMAAEVDITAIYTVRADITALGAPATGKDQALGKVPLDVQLKINGSLTNPAVTFDIVASSTMNSDDARSIEQSSGLANLRNNPAELNKQVFALLVLNKFLTDQSSGSSSSGLNAEGIARQSVSQLLTDQLNLLASDLVKGVNLNFNLNSQAEGGNARTDLNVGLSKAFLNDRLTVSVGRNFELENSNTNAASSNQVFDNLAVNYALSRDGRYMVRAYRKNQYQAVLQGFIIETGVSFIVTLDYDTFRELFQKNIE; this is encoded by the coding sequence ATGAGGAAAGCAATAACCGTTCTGGCTATCATCTTTCTGGTAATCTTTCTACTGGTTGGCATTGTTTTCTGGACCCTGAAAACCAATGCCGGACAAAACTTCCTTACCAAACAGGCTACTTCCTTCTTACGTAAGAAACTCAAAACCCGCGTCGACATCCAGGCCATCCGGCTGGATGTACCCGACTGGGTGGCGCTGGAAGGGGTATATATTGAGGATAGGTCGGGCGATACGTTGGTGGCAGGCGACCGGCTGTATGTAAACCTGGATATGTTTAGTTTGATTCGGGGTAATATTGGTATCAACCAGGTAGAGCTGGAAGGCATCCGCTTGAAAGTCAATCGCGTTTTGCCCGACACAACCTTCAATTTTCAATTTATAGCCGATGCCTTTGCCAGCAGCGATACCACGCCGGTAGACACCACAGCTTCGTCCATTGAAATGCGTCTTGATGAATTCCTGCTCAAACGCGTACATGTTACCTACAAGGATGCGGTTATCGGCATGGATGCCGACGCTAATGTTTCTAACGCCCGGGTGCTTTTCTCCAAATTCAACCCCACACGTTCGCAGTATCATCCGACCAACGTCGCTTTGCAAGGTACCCGTGCCGACTTGCGGCTGTACGAGGCGTTGGTAGAAACCGTCGTCGATCCCGATGGGCCCGAGGGCAAACCGGTTGCTCCAAAAAATCCGGGTGACACGCTGGATGTGCAATTGGGTGACCTCAATGTACAGGACCTTATCTTTAATTTCAAAGATGATATTTCGGGACTTAAAGCGGGCGTGAACCTGGGGAGGCTGGCCGGGCACGTGAACCAGACCTACCTCGAAAATCAACAGGTGGTGGTCAGGAACGTGGTTCTGGATAATACGAGCGCTTTTGTAGAACAGGCCAAGATGGCACAGAAGGGTACTCGCGAAAACGCCAGTCCGGCTCCGGGTGCTGCGGATGTTACGTCTCCACTCGGCTGGAACATTAAGGTAGGAAGCATCAAGCTTACGGACAACGACCTGAAATACGATGATTTCAATACGCCAAAACAGCCCAAAGGGATGGATTTTGCGCACCTGAGCGTAAGCAATCTGACGGCTGATTTGAACAATTTTGTGTTCAGCGATCCGACAATTTCGGGTAGCCTGGATCGGGCGGCATTTCAAGAGCAGAGCGGCTTCGTGGTACAGCAGGCTAAGGCAGATTTTGCCTATGCTGAAAAGCAGACCTACCTGCGCAACATGTACCTCAAAACACCCTCCACACTGCTGCGCGACGAACTGGTGTTGAATTATCAGAATCAGGATCAGCTGAGCAATGACATTGGGAAAGTGCAGGTCAGGGTACGGCTGAATAATAGCCAACTGGCTTTCAGTGATGTATTACTGCTGGTGCCCGATCTGAAAGACACGCCGCCCTTCGATAAAAATCCCAACGGCTTGCTCAAAGGTGACGCCCTGATTACGGGTACAGTCGATAATCTGGTTATATCTAAAGCTACATTCAGCACGCTGGAAGGTACCGTACTGCGAACCAGTGGGCGCATCAGCGGTTTGCCCGACGCCGACAAGCTGGCGGTGAATCTCTCAATCGATGAAATGGCTACCACCCGGCAGGATTTGATGAAAATTCTGCCCGATAGTGCGCTTCCCACTTCCGTTGAACTACCTGAAAAGATCGCCATTACGGGCAAGGTACGGGGCGGAATGGACGATATAACGCTGGACGCGCAAATTAATACTTCGTTGGGCAATGGGGCTTTTGCGGGTAATGTGAAGAATGCCACCGACTCAGTCAATATCACCTACAACGGCCAGCTGAGCTTTCAGGAATTCGACATGGGCCGGTTTCTGAAACAGCCCCCGGAAGAGCTGGGAAAAATAACGCTGATGACCGACATCGACGGGCGGGGGTACTCACCCACGACCATGCAGGCTCGGCTCAACGGGGTCGTACAGAGTGCTTCGGTGAAAGGATATACCTATAACAACCTTAAGCTGAACGGTACCCTTGACAAGGGGCTGGCTGATTTCGTCGCTGGAATTACCGATAGCAACATCAATCTCAATCTGACGGCCAAAGCTAATCTGAACGGCGAATATCCTACGGTGGATGCCACGGCGGATATTCAGAAACTCGACCTCAAGGCCCTCAATCTTTACGAGGATAATCTGAGCATCCAAGGAAATATAGACGCCAACCTGACCTCTACCGATCCGGCCAATCCGTTGGGAACGGTAGCGATCCGGAATCTGGTTCTGACTCAGGATGGCGATCCCGTGCGATTGGATAGCCTGAATGTGCGACTCACTGCGGATGGAGCCACCAAGGATGCCACCATAACGGCTCCGTTCATGACGGCCCACCTATCAGGTACCTACGATTATGCCCGGCTGGGCGATGTGGTGCTTACCGAGTTGAACAAATACTTCACTATTCCTGAGGTGACCTACCAGCCCATCGAGGGGCCCTACGCCATGAAACTGGATGCTCAGGTTGCCAACCATCCTTTCATCCAGGCTTTTGCTCCGGGCCTGACCCGCATGGATCCAGTGAACTTTTCGGCTCAGTTGGATAGCGGCCAGGACACCACTATGAAAGTGGCGGTCAGTGTACCCCTGCTGGAATATGATACCATTCGTACCGAAAAAGCTCAGCTGGTGATGTCGGGCAATGGTACCCAGGCTACCTACGCGGCTAGTGTGCAGAAAATAGAAACGGAAGGCTTCCGGGTGCAGAAAGCCTCACTGGGCGGTACGATAACGAATAACAACGCCCTGATTAATCTGATGGTCAAAGATTCGGTCGATGAGGTACGCCACACGGTAGCGGCCGGGGTACGGTATGCTGTGGCCGACTCGGCCTACCGGGTTTATCTGCGCGACAAGCTACTGCTCGATTACAAGCCTTGGCAGGCCGACTCGACCGGCTACATCCAATATGGTTCGGCTGGCCTGCTCGCGCGTGATTTCGGCATCAGCCGACAGGGACAAAGCCTGGCGATCAATTCGCTTACGGAACAGCCCAACGGCCCATTGAATATCAAATTAGATAGCTTAGGCATCGGGCAATTCATTGCCTTGGTTACACAGGACTCTACCTTGGCCAATGGGAGGCTAAACGGTGATATTGTTCTGAAAGACTATATGGAAACGCCCGCTTTTACGGGTGATTTGGTGCTAAAAAATCTGGCGGTTACCAAAATTCCGGTTGGCGATCTGACGATCAAGGCTACCAATGAAAATGCCAACCGGATCAGCATGGATGTACGGCTGGAAAGTGATCTGAATGACGCGGTCATTACCGGCGACTATGTGACAGAAGGAGAGAATGCTCTGGATTTTAAGCTGGATTTACGGAAACTGAGTGCCAAAACCATCGAAGCGTTCAGCTTTGGAGAGTTACGCGGAGCACGGGGGGGGATCACGGGTCAGCTGGACATACAGGGTAGCACAGACAGCCCCCGGCTCAACGGTGAAATGAAATTTGACAGTGTGTCTTTCCAGGTGAAACAGTTGGGTGCCCGCTACCGGATCGACGGCCAGACAGTTGGCTTCAACGGTCAGACGATTGCGTTCAACAATTTCACTATGCTGGATTCGCTGAACCAGAGTCTGGTGGTGGACGGCAATGTATCTATCGCTACCCTTCCCGATGTAGGTTATGATCTTAAAGTGCGGGCGGATGATTTCACTGTGCTTAATGCCAGCCGGAAAGACAACGACTTTTTCTATGGTAAAGGCGTCATCGATATGGCGCTGAACGTAAAGGGAAAAGGCGCGGAATCGATCATTGATGGTACCGTTAAAATAAAGTCGGGAAGTGACATCACCGTTATTTTGCCCAATGACGCCAGCGGTGCGGAATCCGCCGAAGGAGTTGTAGAGTTTGTGGACATGAGCGCTGCCATTGCCGAGGAAGAGCCCGACTCCGCAAAAATCAACACCAACATGGTGGTTGATTTTGCCTCTGAACTATCATTGAACATCGAAGCCGACGATAAGTCGCAGTTTACGATCGTAATCGATGAACTGAACGGCGACAATATCAAGGTCAAGGGCAACGCTCAACTCAACACAGGGATTGCGCCTAACGGGCAGTTGTACCTGCTGGGGCTATACGAATTGACGGAAGGTTCGTATGACCTGACCTTCGAGGTACTCAAAAAACAATTTACTATCCAGAAGGGGAGTACCATCCTGTGGACGGGTGATCCCATGGCCGCCGAAGTAGACATTACGGCCATCTACACTGTACGGGCCGACATCACGGCCCTGGGAGCTCCCGCCACGGGAAAAGACCAGGCTCTGGGTAAGGTACCTCTGGACGTACAGCTTAAAATCAACGGTAGCCTGACCAACCCCGCCGTTACGTTCGACATCGTAGCCTCCAGTACCATGAACAGCGATGATGCCCGAAGTATCGAGCAAAGTAGCGGACTGGCCAATTTGCGCAACAATCCCGCCGAACTCAATAAGCAGGTGTTTGCCTTGCTGGTACTTAACAAATTTCTTACCGACCAGTCTTCCGGCAGTTCTTCGTCGGGCCTCAACGCAGAGGGCATTGCCCGGCAGAGCGTGAGCCAACTACTGACTGATCAGCTGAATTTGCTGGCTTCGGATCTTGTTAAGGGGGTCAACCTAAACTTTAACTTGAATTCTCAGGCCGAAGGCGGCAACGCCCGTACCGACCTGAATGTAGGTTTGAGCAAGGCTTTCCTGAATGACCGCCTGACGGTATCCGTAGGACGTAATTTTGAACTGGAAAACAGCAATACCAATGCGGCTTCGTCGAACCAGGTATTCGACAACCTGGCCGTTAACTACGCTCTTTCCAGAGATGGCCGGTACATGGTACGCGCCTACCGTAAAAACCAGTACCAGGCGGTACTACAGGGCTTTATCATCGAAACCGGAGTGAGCTTTATTGTGACACTGGATTACGATACCTTCCGGGAATTGTTTCAAAAGAATATAGAATGA